The following coding sequences are from one Venturia canescens isolate UGA chromosome 5, ASM1945775v1, whole genome shotgun sequence window:
- the Sec16 gene encoding uncharacterized protein Sec16 isoform X8 — protein MNNPYRARPSRSRPDPAAVLNYGVQNQNSWGSVPVTGPQSIPAQGGFQGQHQIGNQPKQSAGDPWDWGTDNADNGNDSWNWSVDQQAETQQQLPQQQQLPQQQQLSQQQPLQQHSQHANQQQPIPGRLGATKVSNPPSGNEHSQWLTTQQPQNQVTDNSDRQIPPFNPYFQTNPPNFDSKQLATSVPPQQPIPNNYNWNPEPTRTPQPSTNWQNHTEVPNTGYWNENPSNEPDNRFKSPPDTQWQPRNSQNSQPYAPNPPTNQWPQQNVNHDPEPINQRQLSRDSSINNTPPGPNMWNQAKGLTSSQSWQQMPVQSEVSSGQWSQQHSVDSTGNTTDAVSEEDMIPGRMSSKEWSQVKPPLAHFASSTASTTSGSIPNLSSSADPTDERKKSLATSVASSTSLNDSPTEGKAPISYQSPSTNWIRASETNSTSDNSENVLSRNKNHHENVDWNTDSDWGNSRPITDLSASVSQLSLGSDKSSQQQHEILHPDTTPSQSLAPEEMGPSAQAMGRTGQDNVPAQTPFETTPSEIPAHPPYPSNPSASMPESAIPQTSYDQWYNQNASQSQQQMGSSWYVNDRSRLPVQAQPQQQWNPDQNVENYENIQQSTEFVNLEVVTPVTQERDIYGSRDSINRETLENDQKPVVNMPKDNSTSLRDTRQEANNVEIPLIIQQSEQQPPENYEFASNDRNTFLETGELTDSHKEHESTPPSQDDENDEVPSDIPFLREVPGQSSSGDARRNRDDPTGQEQQIQSSPRVAPDPRRNDPTGQAQILPPRNIPERTERRDVPPGQERNSSGLPRSDNDTLERRNDPSGRERSLPPSQSRNDPSGEERVQSTQSVALETSELREVPGSGTAPEESSIPIDSTVRQIPGGASPNDTTQISDERNNARVVTGSTEVGLPVLSTSHQEQSTESRSKREEAVGASVGETPVGQPNRRDSYEDGDDEGSGNSRDGSRERRRDASPTERRRYDYDRKGPYYDRDREYDDDYYYDRRRGADYDRAYNSREDLDRRDASYREGDRRQNSRDDLDRHARDEPERRGRSKEDLDESDGRRRADDRRRGDRLDDPRRRDREPRDFDSRYSRMDPRDREYSERRRDERRPRRYDDYDPRDPPSRRDYYEDPYARSSRPSSRSSYNDRDRDYYMRARDPYYGYPAGYNGYDYGANYNANYFSYLENLRRTNPAAYSEWYHKYYANQHQPPVARTVGSTYQEDRASVHSGRSSCEDRTTTSEKRTLGDLSILEDSRIASRLTPTKFSTSHVIGSLSIGSLLHVHACYPADGDRAKVDVLRLDYHLMHDPIARELRAYPGPLIKQVGVTHKKTIIDYCESKIKKAAISDEPFDKASYILLYELMIMLIQQNGNVVGVDIAELLLQNKKEYPYSVTKESVRRESTISQRSGGTGGDEGSPGQEIVETVKQRKTVEQTTEEFRDTLLYGLVQEALEYAMAEGLWGHALFLASKLDKRTHALVMTRFANSLPAQDPLQTLYQLHSGRVPASVTCVSDPKWDDWRPHLAMIISNTSVNPEINRRSITTLGDTLAARGDIHAAHFCYILAQLDFGPYGSPGVKLVLIGSNHQRPYEEFVTPEAIMLTEIYEYARNLSEAGFTIVDLQTFKFESARKMVDYGLMEKALLYLEQIAVNIVNDPSKYKASFISDVYTLGDRIKYHDPVFKDSLDDAANLVWLNNLAEVLDRYQTGEIVQQDYKNLRVPDTLENYSSVEQEFRETVAQPRGIGRIDTNNYNEGPTSLMEVPNSEDQQAIWQPLSLPSNVQDQYTTVDQTSNYPLSNVDTRYNQPQQSDYWNQQNYGHQDYQAQDYNTDWQQQPTNQSQFQNEQTDIDSSQQQQPTWNYESEKEESPTTPEPAPTISMIPSSGKQYDPLKELEALDGPIEPAKTSSDNNQTVNKSSEKKNTNAGGSWFGGLFSKLTPKPKNQMILPDDNNPTIVWDPVAKKWTNKNENGNDAGSTSLAPPPKATDMGFRPSQPEAQIAPPQQQPQEQQQMPHLNTTLDQTTPNTTKMVTGSNMFKLPKGRNMRANYIDVMNPGGTKPTVTNASMPTPATSPIVPMATSSPQLFIPAPVNDPAAPVDFLTPAPVPGVPGNQGENNSQGLSRWSSTSSLSREVQSYTMRDPRLLQRTKGPMMYNPTDVKDGSLKNAARSRYPPR, from the exons ATGAAT AATCCGTACAGAGCACGTCCAAGCAGATCAAGACCAGATCCGGCCGCAGTACTGAATTATGGAGTACAGAATCAAAATTCATGGGGTTCAGTGCCGGTCACAGGGCCACAATCGATCCCAGCGCAGGGTGGTTTTCAAGGACAGCATCAGATAGGGAATCAGCCAAAGCAAAGCGCAGGCGATCCTTGGGACTGGGGGACAGATAATGCGGACAATGGAAACGATTCGTGGAATTGGAGCGTCGATCAGCAGGCTGAGACACAGCAGCAGTTACCGCAGCAACAACAATTGCCGCAACAACAGCAACTGTCCCAACAACAACCATTGCAGCAACATTCGCAGCA TGCGAATCAGCAACAACCGATTCCAGGACGTCTCGGTGCAACCAAAGTGAGCAATCCTCCGAGCGGAAATGAGCATTCCCAATGGTTAACAACTCAACAGCCTCAAAACCAGGTCACCGATAATTCCGACCGTCAAATTCCGCCTTTCAATCCCTACTTCCAAACAAACCCACCGAATTTCGATTCGAAACAGCTGGCAACCTCTGTTCCACCGCAACAGCCAATTCCCAACAATTACAACTGGAATCCTGAGCCCACCCGCACTCCTCAACCATCGACCAATTGGCAAAATCATACTGAAGTCCCTAACACCGGATACTGGAACGAGAATCCGAGCAACGAACCGGACAATCGTTTTAAAAGTCCACCAGACACGCAGTGGCAGCCTCGTAACTCGCAAAATTCACAACCCTATGCTCCTAACCCACCGACTAATCAATGGCCACAGCAGAACGTGAACCACGACCCCGAACCGATTAACCAGAGACAACTGTCCAGAGAT TCATCGATAAATAACACGCCTCCTGGACCAAACATGTGGAATCAAGCCAAAGGTTTGACGAGCTCACAATCTTGGCAGCAAATGCCTGTTCAGTCGGAGGTTTCGTCAGGACAATGGTCGCAGCAGCACAGCGTTGATTCAACCGGGAATACGACGGACGCAGTATCGGAGGAGGACATGATACCCGGTCGAATGTCTTCGAAAGAATGGTCGCAGGTGAAGCCGCCGCTTGCGCATTTTGCATCGTCGACAGCGTCGACGACTTCCGGTTCGATACCGAATTTGTCAAGCAGCGCCGATCCGACGgacgagcgaaaaaaatctttagcCACTTCGGTGGCGAGTTCGACCTCGTTGAACGACTCGCCGACCGAGGGCAAAGCACCGATTTCTTATCAGTCACCGAGTACCAATTGGATCAGGGCCTCTGAGACTAATTCGACGTCTGACAACTCTGAGAACGTGCTTTCTCGAAACAAGAATCATCATGAGAACGTGGATTGGAACACGGATTCCGATTGGGGAAATTCAAGACCAATTACCGATTTGTCTGCGAGCGTCAGCCAATTGAGTCTCGGAAGTGATAAATCTTCTCAGCAACAACATGAAATTCTTCATCCAGATACCACCCCGAGTCAATCCTTGGCCCCAGAAGAAATGGGACCGAGTGCTCAAGCAATGGGAAGGACTGGTCAAGATAATGTGCCAGCTCAAACACCTTTCGAAACAACGCCGTCAGAGATCCCGGCACATCCGCCCTATCCAAGCAACCCTAGTGCTAGTATGCCGGAAAGTGCAATTCCGCAGACAAGTTACGATCAATGGTACAATCAAAATGCATCGCAGTCTCAGCAACAAATGGGGAGCAGTTGGTACGTCAACGATCGTTCCCGGCTACCGGTACAAGCTCAACCCCAACAACAATGGAATCCTGATCAGAACGTCGAGAACTACGAAAACATTCAACAATCCACGGAGTTTGTTAATCTCGAAGTCGTAACGCCGGTTACGCAAGAGCGTGATATTTACGGTTCGAGGGATTCGATAAATCGGGAAACCCTAGAAAACGATCAGAAACCCGTGGTGAATATGCCGAAAGACAATTCGACGAGCTTACGCGACACACGACAGGAAGCTAACAACGTTGAAATTCCACTGATTATTCAACAGAGCGAACAGCAGCCACCGGAAAATTATGAATTCGCCTCCAACGATAGAAACACTTTTCTCGAGACCGGCGAACTCACCGATTCCCATAAGGAACACGAGTCAACTCCGCCGAGTCAGGACGACGAGAACGATGAAGTGCCCAGTGATATaccattcttacgggaagttcCTGGCCAATCGAGCTCCGGAGATGCTCGTAGAAATCGCGACGATCCCACTGGACAGGAACAGCAAATTCAATCCAGTCCGCGAGTCGCTCCCGATCCAAGAAGGAATGATCCCACCGGACAAGCCCAAATCTTGCCCCCGAGAAATATCCCCGAACGCACCGAACGCCGCGACGTTCCACCTGGGCAGGAAAGAAACTCCAGCGGTCTGCCTAGATCCGACAACGACACCCTCGAACGTCGCAACGATCCTTCTGGCCGCGAACGATCTTTGCCTCCTTCCCAATCTCGCAACGATCCCTCCGGCGAAGAACGCGTCCAATCGACACAATCCGTCGCACTCGAAACTAGCGAACTCCGAGAAGTCCCAGGAAGCGGTACCGCCCCCGAAGAATCATCCATTCCTATCGATAGCACCGTCAGACAAATTCCTGGTGGCGCATCCCCTAATGATACTACCCAAATCTCCGACGAAAGAAACAACGCCCGAGTCGTCACTGGCTCCACCGAAGTTGGGTTGCCCGTTC TTTCGACGAGCCATCAAGAGCAATCTACCGAGTCGAGAAGCAAACGCGAGGAGGCTGTGGGTGCCTCGGTTGGGGAAACTCCGGTTGGGCAACCGAATCGTCGCGATTCTTATGAGGATGGCGATGACGAGGGCTCGGGAAACAGTAGAGACGGAAGTCGAGAACGACGACGCGACGCTAGCCCGACCGAGCGACGACGTTACGATTATGATAGGAAAGGACCTTA TTACGATCGAGATCGTGAATACGACGATGATTACTACTACGATCGTCGTCGTGGTGCGGATTACGATCGTGCGTACAATTCCCGTGAAGATTTAGATCGCCGGGATGCTTCGTACAGGGAAGGCGATCGTAGACAAAACAGTAGAGACGATCTTGATCGTCACGCACGAGACGAGCCTGAGAGACGTGGCAGGTCGAAGGAAGATTTGGACGAAAGTGACGGAAGGCGAAGAGCCGATGATCGAAGACGAGGCGATCGACTAGACGATCCACGGAGGCGGGATCGCGAACCTCGTGATTTTGATTCCCGCTACTCGAGAATGGATCCACGCGATCGCGAGTACTCCGAGCGTAGGAGAGATGAACGTCGACCGCGACGATACGACGATTATGATCCGCGAGACCCTCCATCGCGAAGAGATTATTACGAAGATCCTTACGCACGAAG TTCCAGACCTTCGAGTAGATCGTCTTACAACGATCGAGATCGAGATTATTATATGCGAGCACGAGATCCTTATTACGGTTATCCTG CAGGATACAATGGATACGATTACGGAGCGAATTACAACGCAAATTACTTTTCGTACCTCGAAAATTTACGACGCACCAATCCCGCGGCGTATTCGGAATGGTATCACAAGTACTATGCAAATCAACACCAGCCACCGGTTGCCAGAACAGTTGGATCGACATATCAGGAAGACCGTGCGAGTGTCCATTCGGGACGGAGTTCCTGCGAAGATAG GACAACGACAAGCGAGAAAAGGACTCTTGGCGATTTGTCCATCCTGGAAGACTCGAGAATCGCGTCTCGGCTGACGCCTACGAAGTTCTCGACCTCTCACGTTATAG GTTCTctttcgattggatcgttgcTTCACGTACATGCCTGCTATCCGGCTGACGGGGACCGGGCCAAAGTGGACGTTCTGCGATTGGATTACCATCTCATGCACGATCCGATCGCACGCGAGCTTCGAGCGTACCCAGGACCTCTTATCAAGCAAGT GGGTGTTACTCACAAGAAAACAATCATCGATTATTGCGAATCGAAGATCAAGAAAGCAGCCATTAGTGACGAGCCCTTCGACAAAGCATCGTACATTCTTCTCTATGAGCTCATGATCATGTTGATTCAACAAAATGGG AACGTCGTCGGAGTCGATATCGCTGAGCTTTTGCTCCAAAACAAAAAGGAATATCCGTATAGCGTAACCAAGGAATCAGTGCGACGAGAGTCGACTATATCGCAAAGGTCAGGAGGCACTGGTGGTGATGAAGGATCGCCGGGACAGGAAATCGTGGAAACTGTTAAACAACGAAAAACAGTTGAGCAAACAACTGAAGAATTTAGAGATACGCTTTTGTATGGATTGGTTCAAGAAGCTTTGG AATACGCAATGGCCGAAGGTCTCTGGGGTCACGCATTGTTCCTCGCGAGTAAATTGGACAAACGTACTCACGCTTTGGTAATGACACGTTTTGCAAATAGTCTTCCAGCTCAAGATCCTCTGCAAACGCTTTACCAGCTCCATTCGGGTCGTGTACCGGCCAGTGTTACA TGCGTTTCCGATCCAAAGTGGGACGATTGGCGGCCACATTTGGCAATGATAATATCAAACACATCAGTGAATCCGGAAATAAATCGTCGTTCGATAACGACTTTGGGTGACACACTTGCGGCTCGTGGCGACATTCATGCTGCCCACTTTTGTTACATATTAGCACAATTAGATTTTGGTCCTTACGGTTCACCAGGTGTGAAGCTGGTATTGATAGGTTCGAATCACCAACGACCGTACGAGGAATTTGTAACGCCTGAAGCGATAATGTTGACAGAGATTTACGAGTACGCGCGTAATTTGAGCGAGGCAGGATTCACCATTGTGGATCTCCAGACGTTCAAATTCGAATCAGCCCGAAAGATGGTCGACTATGGTTTAATGGAAAAAGCGTTGTTGTATCTCGAGCAAATAGCTGTTAACATCGTCAACGATCCTTCCAAATACAAAGCGTCGTTCATAAGCGACGTTTACACGCTCGGAGACCGAATCAAATATCACGATCCCGTGTTCAAAGATTCTCTCGACGATGCTGCCAATCTCGTGTGGTTGAACAATCTCGCTGAAGTTTTGGATCGTTACCAAACCGGAGAGATTGTTCAGCAGGATTACAAAAATCTTCGCGTTCCCGATACTCTTGAAAATTATTCTTCTGTCGAGCAAGAATTCCGCGAAACTGTTGCACAGCCACGGGGTATCGGACGCATCGATACCAACAATTACAACGAAGGACCAACGTCTTTGATGGAAGTGCCGAATTCTGAGGATCAACAAGCCATTTGGCAGCCTCTTTCCTTACCCTCAAACGTTCAAGACCAGTACACTACGGTTGACCAAACATCTAATTATCCTCTCAGCAACGTTGACACTCGCTACAATCAACCCCAACAGTCAGATTATTGgaatcaacaaaattatggGCATCAGGATTATCAAGCCCAGGATTACAACACCGATTGGCAACAACAACCCACCAATCAGTCGCAATTTCAGAACGAACAAACGGACATTGACTCGTCTCAACAACAACAACCAACTTGGAATTACGAG TCGGAAAAGGAGGAAAGCCCGACAACGCCCGAA cCAGCTCCGACTATCTCGATGATTCCGTCGTCCGGAAAGCAGTACGATCCTTTGAAGGAGCTTGAGGCATTGGACGGGCCGATAGAACCGGCGAAAACTAGTTCGGACAACAATCAAACTGTGAACAAATcgagtgagaagaaaaatacgaacgCTGGTGGTTCGTGGTTTGGTGGACTCTTCAGCAAGCTCACGCCTAAaccaaaaaatcaaatgatctTGCCGGACGACAACAATCCAACG ATCGTTTGGGATCCGGTAGCCAAAAAATGGACGAACAAGAATGAGAATGGTAACGACGCCGGCTCGACGAGTCTCGCACCGCCACCCAAAGCGACCGACATGGGTTTTAGACCATCACAGCCCGAGGCCCAAATTGCACCACCGCAACAACAGCCACAGGAGCAACAGCAAATGCCACATCTCAATACCACCCTCGATCAGACAACTCCGAATACCACGAAAATGGTAACTGGAAGTAACATGTTCAAACTACCGAAAGGGCGAAACATGCGAGCTAATTATATCGACGTAATGAACCCTGGGGGTACGAAACCAACCGTGACGAACGCCAGTATGCCTACGCCTGCTACTTCCCCGATTGTACCTATGGCCACTTCATCACCGCAACTATTTATTCCAGCTCCAG TTAACGATCCGGCTGCACCAGTGGATTTCCTGACGCCAGCCCCAGTCCCTGGAGTTCCTGGAAACCAGGGCGAAAACAACTCTCAAGGG CTCTCTCGTTGGAGCTCGACCAGCTCACTTTCGCGAGAGGTACAAAGTTACACAATGAGGGATCCGCGACTCCTCCAACGTACGAAG GGACCAATGATGTACAACCCGACGGATGTCAAGGATGGATCATTGAAAAACGCTGCTAGGAGTAGATACCCACCACGATAA